TTTTAGTATCTTCGCGACGCACCGGCCCCGGCATAGAAGATGTCGAACTGGCGCGCATGGGCCGCCAGCGCCAGATCGGCTTGCGCTGCCAGCACTACCACGCGGCCTGCCATGTAGTCAGCGCATCGGACCTGCTGACCACCATGCCCGAGCACTATGCCCAGATCGCCAACCTCAACCTGCCGAACCAGATCTATCCGCTGCCGCTGCCAACACCGACCCTGGATGTGTATCTGTATTGGCATGAGAATGCGGAACTTGATCCGGCCAACCGCTGGCTGCGCGGGGTGCTGGGGCAGCTGTTTCCTGAACAGAATCGCCTGGCGACAGCTAAATCTCCAGGCAAGAAAAAATAGCAGCGAATGCAGCTGCCTACTTTTTCGCCGGATGGGCCGCCTGCCACTTCCTGACGCAGAACTCGATGTATTCGCCTACACGGTTCTGCTCCGCCTCCGGTATCGCCAGGAACGCTTCCAGGCTGATGCTGAAAGGCCACTGGCCGGACTGTGAGGTCACCATCTTCGGGTTGCCGCTCCCAGTGGCCAGCCAGAAAATATCGACGCCAAGGAATTTCGCGGCAAGCGCCGAATTCTCCGCTGTCAGCGCCTTGGTTTTACCGGCAATCACCTGTCCGACCGCCTGCACACTGACGCCGATGGCGTCCGCGAGTTCTTGCCTGTCTTTTCGGGCTATCTGCAAAGCCTCCGCGAGTCGCGCACCGTAATTATTCACCATCGGTAAAGAATACTTTCATTCAATTAAAGCATGGTTGCAATGTGCACTAAAGAATGCTTTAATACATATGTAAAAACTGACAATGGTTTTAGCGACATGGACCCACTTTCCACGTACTTTCCGCTCAAAAACAAGGTCGCCCTGGTCACCGGCGCGGCGCGCGGCATAGCTTTACACATTGCCTGTGCCTTGTCTGCGGCTGGTGCACATTTAGCGATCCTGGATGAGCGGGAGCAGGAAGGAGGGGTTATTGCGGGGCTGTTGGCCAGCAAACAGAGCGAGGTCCGGTTCTGGCAACTGGATGTCAGTGACAACGACGCCGTGCAACAAGTGATTACGGCAGTTGAAGCGCACTTCGGCCGCATCGATATTCTGGTCAACAGCACCGGCGTCGATGCCAATCAGCCGTATGCATACGGGCTGTCGCAGAAACATTGGGAAAAGGCCATGATGGCCAACGTCAACGGCAGCATCCTGTGCAGCAAGCACGTGGCGCCCGCCATGGAGCGCGCCGGCGGCGGTTCCATCGTCAACGTCCTGGCGCCCTGCGCCATGAACGGCAAACAGCATGCAGCCGCCGATCAAGCCGCGAAAGCGACGCTGCGCATGAACAACATGAACGCCATGCGCTACGCCACGCAAAACATCCGCGTCAACTCCATCCACCCAGGCGTAATCCGCCCCCCCGCCCTGGCCGCAGCCATGCGCAAACGTGACGACCTCACCCAAGCCCTGGCCGACCGCGCCGAACTACAAATGCAAACCAGCCGCGGCTCCGCCACCGACGTAGCAGCCGCCATCCTCTACCTGACATCAGACGCCAGCCGTTTTGTCACGGGCAGCGAACTGGTGATTGACGCGGGGCCTTGCCATAGCTGATGGCAAGGCTGTTGGGGTTGCTTTTGAAGTTGCCGTTGCCGCTGACGTTGCCGTTGCTTTTGACGTTGGGGTTGCTCTTGAATTCCGCATTGAGACGTTGCCAAATCCGGCGCGTGTCAGCCGGGAATTGTGGGGGACATGTTTGAGCCGAAGGCGAGTTTTGTCCCCCACCCGGCTGATACGCGCCGGATTTGGGGACCTCCTGCGGAGGTGACGGCTTCGGCAGAAGCGGTGCTCCAGCCCTTCTTTTTGGTTACT
The sequence above is a segment of the Collimonas sp. PA-H2 genome. Coding sequences within it:
- a CDS encoding helix-turn-helix transcriptional regulator, with translation MQIARKDRQELADAIGVSVQAVGQVIAGKTKALTAENSALAAKFLGVDIFWLATGSGNPKMVTSQSGQWPFSISLEAFLAIPEAEQNRVGEYIEFCVRKWQAAHPAKK
- a CDS encoding SDR family NAD(P)-dependent oxidoreductase, whose translation is MDPLSTYFPLKNKVALVTGAARGIALHIACALSAAGAHLAILDEREQEGGVIAGLLASKQSEVRFWQLDVSDNDAVQQVITAVEAHFGRIDILVNSTGVDANQPYAYGLSQKHWEKAMMANVNGSILCSKHVAPAMERAGGGSIVNVLAPCAMNGKQHAAADQAAKATLRMNNMNAMRYATQNIRVNSIHPGVIRPPALAAAMRKRDDLTQALADRAELQMQTSRGSATDVAAAILYLTSDASRFVTGSELVIDAGPCHS